CAGGGTGTACGGGCTCGACGAGGCGTTGGTGACCGTGAGACTCCAGTCCGGGTTGAGCGAGGACGGCATGACGTTCGGGAAGAGCGACAGGAAGAGCATCGCCACGGCCGCCACGATGGTGAGGCCGGAGAACGCGAACGACCAGCCCTCACGCCCGACTTGGATCGCCCCCAGCGCCGCGACGAGCGCGACGACGGCCACGATCAGCGCGACCAGACTCTTGCCGTCGCCGCTGTCGACCTGGGTCCAGATCAGGAAGGCCAACGCCAAGAGGGCGGTGACGAGCCCGACTTGAAGGGCCAGCTTCCGCGCCCGGGTCCGGATGTCCCCGACGGTCTTGAGGGCCGTGAACACCGCGCCGTGGAAGGTGAAGAGCGTCAGCGTGACCAGGCCGCCGAGGATGGCGTACGGGTTGAGCAGGTCCCAGAAGTTACCGGCGTACTCGAAGTTCTTGTCGATCTTCACGCCCCGGACGATGTTGCCGAAGGCCACGCCCCACAGGAACGCGGGGAGAATCGAGGTCCAGAAGATCGCCGTCTCCCAGTTGCGCTGCCAGTTCTCCTCGGGCCGCTTGGCCCGGTACTCGAAGGCGACGCCCCGGACGATCAGGCAGACCAGGATGATCAGCAGGGCGAGGTAGAAGCCGGAGAAGAGGGTGGCGTACCACTCGGGGAAGGCGGCGAAGGTCGCGCCGCCAGCGGTGAGCAGCCAGACCTCGTTGCCGTCCCAGACCGGGCCGATCGTGTTGATCAGCACCCGCTTCTCGGTGCGGTTCCGGGCGAGCAGCTTGGTGAGGATGCCGACCCCGAAGTCGAAGCCCTCCAGGAAGAAGTAGCCGGTCCACAGGACGGCGATGAGGACGAACCAGACGTCGTGCAGTTCCATGACAGTTGCAGCTCCCTCGGCCTAGTACGAGAAGGCCATCGGCTTGTCGGCGTCCTGGGAGTCGCCGCCGATCTTCGTGGGCGGGTTGAGGTCGGCCTCGGTGAGTTCGGGCGGGCCGGCCTTGACGTACTTCGCGAGCAGCTTGACCTCGATGACGGCGAGGATCGCGTAGAGCGAGGTGAAGACGATCATCGAGGTGAGGACCTCGCCCTGCGAGACGCTGGGGGAGACGGCGTCACGGGTCTGGAAGAGGCCGTAGACGACCCAGGGCTGGCGGCCCATCTCGGTGAAGATCCAGCCCCAGGAGTTGGCGATCAGCGGGAAGCCGAGGGTCCAGATCGACACGAGCCAGTAGAGCTTGGTGAGCTTCGGGCCGAGGGCCTTCTTCTTGAAGAGGACGATGTTCGGCACTTCGTCCTCGGCGACCCGCAGATGCTGCGGCAGCATGAACTTCTTGCGGGTCAGCCAGAGTCCGGCCAGGCCGATGGCGAAGGACGCCATGCCGAAGCCGATCATCCAGCGGAACGCCCAGAAGGTGACGGGGATGATGGGCCGGTAGTCGCCGGGACCGTACTTGGCCTGCTCGGCCTTGTTGGTGTCGTTGATGCCGGGGACGTACGAGTTGAAGTCGTCGTCGGCGAGGAAGGACAGTATCCCGGGGATCGACAGCTCGACGGAGTTGTGGCCCTTGCTGACGTCGCCGTAGGCGAAGATCGAGAACGGCGCGGAGTTCTGGCCGTCCCACAGGGCTTCGGCGGCGGCCATCTTCATGGGCTGCTGCTTGAACATGACCTTGCCGAGGGTGTCGCCGCTGACGGCGGTGAGCAGGCCGGCGATGGCGACGGTGACCAGGCCCAGCCGCAGCGAGCTCTTCATCACCGCGATGTGCTTCTTGCGGAACAGATGAAAGGCCGCGATGCCGACCATGAACGCGCCGCCGGTCAGGAACGACGCGGAGAGCGTGTGGAAGGCCTGCGCGAGGGCGGTGTTCTGGGTCAGCACGTGCCAGAAGTCGGTGAGTTCGGCACGGCCCTTGGCCTTGTTGATCCGGTAGCCGACGGGGTGCTGCATCCACGAGTTGGCCGCGAGGATGAAGTACGCCGACAGGATCGTGCCGATCGAGACCATCCAGATGCAGGCCAGGTGGATCCGCTTGGGCAGCTTGTCCCAGCCGAAGATCCACAGCCCGATGAAGGTGGACTCGAAGAAGAACGCGATCAGCGCCTCGAAGGCGAGCGGGGCACCGAAGATGTCACCGACGAACCGCGAGTAGGCGGACCAGTTCATGCCGAACTGGAACTCCTGCACGATGCCCGTGACGACGCCCATGGCGATGTTGATCAGGAAGAGCTTGCCCCAGAACTTGGTGGCCCTGAGGTACTTCTCCTTCTCCGTGCGCACCCACGCGGTCTGCAGCCCGGCCGTGAGAGCGGCGAGCGAGATCGTCAGGGGGACGAACAGGAAGTGGTAGACGGTGGTGATGCCGAACTGCCATCGCGCCAGTGTCTCCGGCGCCAGAGCCAATTCCACGTCGTCAGTCTCCTTACGTCGCCGTGGTACAGCGGCAGTTTGCCCCTTTTGTCGCACACATCATGGGACGAACCGGGACACGCTTGTGAACGCGTTCACATTCACAAGCTATTATGACGTACGGATTTTCGGCAGCGGAAGGGGGGTCCCGTTCGGAGGCCCATTACGAAGGGGGGTCCCCGATTGGCAACCCCCCTGACGTCACTCGTTACGAACCCTCACATCGGCAGGCGTGACCAACGACACCGCCAGCGACGGCTAGAGCTCCTTGCGGAAGCCCTCCGCCACCTTCAGGAAGATGTCGTTGGCCTCGGTCTCCCCGATCGTGATCCGCACACCCTCGCCCGCGAACGGCCGGACCACCACACCGTGTTGCTCGCAGGCCGCCGCGAAGTCGAGCGTGCGCTCCCCCAGCCGCAGCCACACGAAGTTGGCCTGGGTCTCCGGGACCGTCCAGCCCTGGGCGCGCAGCGCGTCGGCCACGCGGGTGCGCTCGCCGACCAACGAGCCGACGCGGCCGAGCAGTTCGTCCTCGGCGCGCAGCGAGGCGATCGCCGCGTCCTGCGCGAGCTGGCTCACGCCGAAGGGCACGGCCGTCTTGCGCAGCGCCGCCGCGACCGGCTCGTGGGCGATCGCGAAACCGACCCGCAGCCCGGCGAGGCCGTAGGCCTTGGAGAAGGTGCGCAGGACGCAGACGTTCGGCCGGTCGCGGTAGAGCTGGACACCGTCCGGCACGTCGAGATCCCGGATGAACTCCCGATACGCCTCGTCCAGGACGACGAGCACATCGCCGGGCACCCGGTCCAGGAAGCGCTCCAGCTCGGCCCGGCGGACGACCGTACCGGTCGGGTTGTTGGGGTTGCAGACGAAGATCAGCCGGGTGCGGTCGGTGATGGCGTCGGCCATCGCGTCGAGGTCGTGCACGTCGCCGGAGGTCAACGGCACCTGTACCGGCGTGGCGCCGCTGACCCGCGTGATGATCGGGTACGCCTCGAAGGAGCGCCAGGCGTACATGACCTCGTCGCCGGGGCCGGCTGTCGCCTGGATGAGCTGCTGGGCGACGCCGACCGAGCCGGTGCCGGTGGCCAGGTGGGAGACGGGGACGCCGAACCGTTCCGCCAGCTCGTTCATCAGGCCGGTGCACGCCATGTCGGGGTACCGGTTGAAGTTCTGGGCGGCCGCGGTGACGCTCTCCATCACACCGGGGAGCGGGGGGTACGGGTTCTCGTTGGAGGACAGCTTGTAGGCCACCGGACCGTCCGCCGAGGCGGGCCTGCCCGGCTTGTAGGTGGGGATACCCTCCAGCTCGGCGCGCAGCTTCGGGCTCGTCTCGCTCACCGCAGTCCTCCTTGTGACCACCACCGGCACCACCGGCTATCAATACTGCTCACCTTATGAGGATTAGCCGCCCGGGCGTACAGGTCCGGCGCGGGCGGGCGACGTCGGGCGCGCTGGCGAGCGACCTCGGGTGCCCGCGCGAGCAGCCTCCAGGCGTCTGCCAGGTCGCCGTCGGCTCGCCCCACGCGTCACATCCACATCAGGGGCAACACGACACTAAGGCGCACGAACCGGGGGCGCGCTGTACATATATCTATGCGCCGGTAGCTCGCGCCGTGGCGCGCATCCCTCGTGCAGGTGAGTTGAGACCTCTTCGAAACATGGGGGTCTTGGCAGGCCCATGCGCGCCGACAAGTCACGTAATGCCATCGCATCGTTTAACTGACTTTGTTTCTAAGGCAGTTGACGGCTTTTGACCTTGCAGAAACGTGCCTGTCAACGCGTGCATATGCGTCCGCACTACCCCACCGCATGAGCCCTACTATCGGCTCGCCATGACAGCAGCAGGGAAGCACCAGGTGAGCCGCGCGGAAACCTCTCGTCGAGGAAGCCGGCCGGGCCGGGCGGGAA
The nucleotide sequence above comes from Streptomyces sp. N50. Encoded proteins:
- the hisC gene encoding histidinol-phosphate transaminase — its product is MSETSPKLRAELEGIPTYKPGRPASADGPVAYKLSSNENPYPPLPGVMESVTAAAQNFNRYPDMACTGLMNELAERFGVPVSHLATGTGSVGVAQQLIQATAGPGDEVMYAWRSFEAYPIITRVSGATPVQVPLTSGDVHDLDAMADAITDRTRLIFVCNPNNPTGTVVRRAELERFLDRVPGDVLVVLDEAYREFIRDLDVPDGVQLYRDRPNVCVLRTFSKAYGLAGLRVGFAIAHEPVAAALRKTAVPFGVSQLAQDAAIASLRAEDELLGRVGSLVGERTRVADALRAQGWTVPETQANFVWLRLGERTLDFAAACEQHGVVVRPFAGEGVRITIGETEANDIFLKVAEGFRKEL
- the cydB gene encoding cytochrome d ubiquinol oxidase subunit II; the protein is MELHDVWFVLIAVLWTGYFFLEGFDFGVGILTKLLARNRTEKRVLINTIGPVWDGNEVWLLTAGGATFAAFPEWYATLFSGFYLALLIILVCLIVRGVAFEYRAKRPEENWQRNWETAIFWTSILPAFLWGVAFGNIVRGVKIDKNFEYAGNFWDLLNPYAILGGLVTLTLFTFHGAVFTALKTVGDIRTRARKLALQVGLVTALLALAFLIWTQVDSGDGKSLVALIVAVVALVAALGAIQVGREGWSFAFSGLTIVAAVAMLFLSLFPNVMPSSLNPDWSLTVTNASSSPYTLKIMTWCAGIATPIVLLYQSWTYWVFRKRIGTQHIAEAAH
- a CDS encoding cytochrome ubiquinol oxidase subunit I, whose translation is MELALAPETLARWQFGITTVYHFLFVPLTISLAALTAGLQTAWVRTEKEKYLRATKFWGKLFLINIAMGVVTGIVQEFQFGMNWSAYSRFVGDIFGAPLAFEALIAFFFESTFIGLWIFGWDKLPKRIHLACIWMVSIGTILSAYFILAANSWMQHPVGYRINKAKGRAELTDFWHVLTQNTALAQAFHTLSASFLTGGAFMVGIAAFHLFRKKHIAVMKSSLRLGLVTVAIAGLLTAVSGDTLGKVMFKQQPMKMAAAEALWDGQNSAPFSIFAYGDVSKGHNSVELSIPGILSFLADDDFNSYVPGINDTNKAEQAKYGPGDYRPIIPVTFWAFRWMIGFGMASFAIGLAGLWLTRKKFMLPQHLRVAEDEVPNIVLFKKKALGPKLTKLYWLVSIWTLGFPLIANSWGWIFTEMGRQPWVVYGLFQTRDAVSPSVSQGEVLTSMIVFTSLYAILAVIEVKLLAKYVKAGPPELTEADLNPPTKIGGDSQDADKPMAFSY